In one Acetobacter sp. genomic region, the following are encoded:
- a CDS encoding DEAD/DEAH box helicase, with amino-acid sequence MPFPDTVPTLAHALAQRGYQEPTPVQEAVLDEKAKGRDLLVSARTGSGKTVAFGLAMANELLDAQGKAAYAATPLALVIAPTRELALQVKSELEWLYADTGARIVSCVGGMEPRKEARALSMGCHIVVGTPGRLCDHLSRKNLNLSGLKVAVLDEADEMLDLGFREELETLLDATPQDRRSFLFSATIAREIARLAKRYQHDALRIDTIGDNEPHTDIEYRAILADQNDTIGAIINTLRLIESPCSMVFCHTREGVRQLHAALLQHGFSSVAISGELGQNERSRAIESLRNGQARVCVATDVAARGIDVPSLGLVIHASLPGSPATLLHRSGRTGRAGRKGICVLVTVPSKKRQADRLLEAAGVDVTWNTAPTLDQIHEADTERLITSEALTRETPENVKPLVERLISERTPEQLAAALVFLWNKGLPQPVRVRPITPSSAPARAPREGGREPREPREPRERKQMEGGSWFKLSVGRADKADPKWLVPVICRLGGVTKKDIGSIRIAPTYTLVEISPEKAQRFTECASAADADEIRIEPAKAPSGNEAPSPRGRAPGSRTAKPRRSGGDSTRESSRKRR; translated from the coding sequence ATGCCTTTTCCGGACACAGTCCCCACGCTTGCGCACGCTCTCGCCCAACGCGGCTATCAGGAGCCAACGCCCGTTCAGGAGGCCGTGCTGGATGAAAAGGCAAAGGGACGGGATCTTCTCGTCTCTGCGCGCACAGGGTCCGGCAAGACGGTCGCCTTTGGTCTGGCCATGGCCAATGAACTGCTCGACGCGCAGGGCAAGGCCGCTTATGCCGCCACACCGCTGGCGCTGGTCATCGCGCCGACCCGTGAACTCGCCCTGCAGGTGAAGAGTGAGCTGGAGTGGCTTTATGCGGACACGGGAGCGCGTATCGTGTCCTGCGTCGGTGGCATGGAGCCGCGCAAGGAAGCGCGCGCGCTATCAATGGGCTGCCACATTGTGGTCGGCACGCCGGGCCGTCTGTGCGATCATCTCTCACGGAAAAACCTCAATCTTTCGGGCCTCAAGGTCGCCGTTCTCGACGAAGCCGATGAGATGCTTGACCTCGGTTTCCGCGAAGAGCTGGAAACGCTGCTGGACGCCACGCCGCAGGATCGTCGCAGCTTCCTGTTCTCGGCCACGATCGCCCGCGAAATCGCTCGCCTCGCCAAGCGCTATCAGCATGATGCGCTGCGGATCGACACGATCGGCGACAACGAGCCGCATACCGATATCGAATATCGCGCCATTCTTGCAGACCAGAATGACACGATCGGCGCGATCATCAACACGCTGCGGCTGATCGAAAGCCCCTGCTCAATGGTGTTCTGCCATACGAGAGAAGGCGTGCGTCAGTTGCACGCGGCTCTGCTTCAGCACGGTTTTTCTTCCGTCGCGATCTCCGGTGAACTGGGCCAGAACGAGCGTAGCCGGGCTATCGAAAGCCTGCGCAACGGTCAGGCCCGTGTCTGTGTGGCGACCGATGTAGCGGCGCGCGGCATTGACGTGCCCTCGCTTGGGTTGGTGATTCATGCGAGCCTGCCGGGCAGCCCCGCCACGCTGCTGCACCGTTCAGGCCGCACCGGTCGTGCGGGCCGCAAGGGTATCTGCGTTCTTGTCACAGTGCCATCGAAGAAGCGTCAGGCCGACCGTCTGCTTGAGGCGGCTGGCGTGGACGTGACGTGGAATACGGCGCCGACGCTGGATCAGATTCACGAAGCGGATACGGAGCGGCTGATCACCAGCGAGGCTCTGACGCGTGAAACCCCGGAAAATGTAAAACCGCTGGTTGAACGCCTGATTTCTGAGCGGACGCCTGAACAACTGGCGGCGGCATTGGTCTTCCTGTGGAACAAGGGTCTGCCCCAGCCTGTCAGGGTGCGGCCGATTACACCTTCCAGCGCACCAGCTCGCGCTCCGAGAGAAGGGGGACGTGAACCTCGCGAGCCCCGTGAACCACGCGAGCGCAAGCAGATGGAAGGCGGAAGCTGGTTCAAGCTGTCGGTTGGTCGTGCGGACAAGGCCGATCCCAAATGGCTGGTGCCCGTCATCTGCCGTCTTGGTGGCGTGACCAAGAAGGACATCGGTTCAATCCGTATCGCACCGACTTATACGCTTGTGGAAATCTCGCCTGAGAAAGCACAGCGGTTTACCGAATGCGCTTCCGCCGCGGATGCGGATGAAATCCGGATCGAGCCCGCTAAAGCGCCATCGGGCAACGAAGCACCCTCTCCGCGTGGACGGGCACCGGGCTCACGTACTGCGAAGCCGCGCCGTTCAGGTGGCGATTCAACGCGGGAATCTTCGCGCAAGCGTCGGTAA
- a CDS encoding NADPH-dependent FMN reductase has product MNTEPTLNFSVLLGSLRKSSLNAAIARALPDLAPPGITITPLGSIGEFPHYDADVQEKGFPAPVLTMAQQIAASDGVIIVTPEYNYSIPGVLKNAIDWLSRVSPQPFTGKAVAIQTASPGLIGGARAQYHLRQSLVFLDAFVLNKPEAMIGQVTQKVDPESLQLTDVGTREFLTRQISALATLAKRVRE; this is encoded by the coding sequence ATGAACACAGAACCAACTCTTAATTTTTCCGTTCTTTTAGGAAGTCTGCGTAAATCGTCGCTCAATGCGGCCATTGCGCGTGCGCTGCCTGATCTGGCGCCTCCCGGCATAACAATCACGCCCCTGGGGTCAATTGGCGAGTTTCCGCATTATGACGCCGATGTGCAGGAAAAAGGCTTTCCCGCACCCGTTCTGACGATGGCGCAGCAGATTGCGGCCTCTGATGGCGTCATCATCGTAACGCCGGAATATAACTACTCTATTCCCGGCGTTCTCAAAAACGCGATCGACTGGCTGTCCCGTGTGTCACCGCAGCCCTTCACAGGCAAAGCCGTCGCGATCCAGACCGCCTCGCCGGGCCTTATCGGAGGAGCCCGCGCCCAGTATCATCTCCGTCAGTCGCTGGTCTTTCTGGACGCATTCGTTCTCAACAAGCCCGAAGCCATGATCGGTCAGGTTACACAGAAAGTAGACCCTGAAAGCCTGCAACTGACCGATGTCGGGACACGGGAGTTTCTGACCCGCCAGATCAGCGCTCTGGCCACGCTTGCCAAAAGGGTTCGTGAATAG